Proteins from a single region of Dyadobacter fanqingshengii:
- a CDS encoding DUF7009 family protein, which produces MKIRIQRNSVRFRLSRTDIETLSIEGYLEEVTPFGDTNFIYAVKKSAGISELSAEFQNGKILLQLPEHLTQGWADNNVVGHSGEMSVGKIDTLKLLIEKDFKCLDNVTEDQSDNYENPAKTC; this is translated from the coding sequence ATGAAAATACGCATTCAACGCAATTCCGTGCGTTTCAGGTTAAGCCGAACCGACATTGAAACATTGAGTATCGAAGGTTACCTGGAAGAAGTGACGCCTTTTGGCGATACAAATTTTATTTATGCGGTAAAAAAATCGGCTGGCATATCTGAGCTATCCGCCGAATTCCAAAATGGTAAAATTTTGCTCCAACTGCCAGAACATTTGACCCAGGGATGGGCGGATAATAATGTAGTTGGCCACAGTGGCGAAATGTCCGTCGGCAAGATTGATACGTTGAAATTATTGATCGAAAAAGATTTCAAGTGCCTGGATAATGTTACCGAGGACCAATCGGATAACTATGAAAACCCCGCAAAAACCTGCTAA
- the fdhD gene encoding formate dehydrogenase accessory sulfurtransferase FdhD has product MKFNKMEISAIAQQRIRIVTSSDSQDAEDDLAVEEPLEIQLGFTEFGKKIKKSISVTMRTPGNDDELAAGFLFTEGIITEKGQVNAVKNDVFDENKVVVNLTDDFLPQINSLERNFYTTSSCGVCGKASIDAIKTVSAYQQNDNTLLVSRKVIFSLKDQLHLQQSIFETTGGLHASALFDLHGKFITLREDVGRHNALDKLIGNALLNDLLPLANHILLLSGRASFELIQKAGMAGIKIVVAIGAPSSLAVKLAEESNMTLIGFLKNNKFNIYSGFERISEL; this is encoded by the coding sequence ATGAAATTTAACAAAATGGAAATCAGTGCGATAGCGCAACAGCGCATAAGAATAGTTACCAGCAGCGACAGCCAGGATGCGGAAGACGATCTGGCCGTGGAGGAGCCGCTGGAAATTCAGCTTGGATTTACTGAATTTGGTAAAAAAATAAAAAAGAGCATTTCCGTAACGATGCGGACGCCCGGGAATGATGACGAGCTGGCGGCTGGCTTCTTGTTCACAGAAGGCATTATTACTGAAAAAGGTCAGGTTAATGCGGTAAAAAATGATGTTTTTGATGAGAATAAGGTGGTTGTAAATTTGACTGACGATTTCTTACCGCAAATTAATTCGCTGGAAAGGAATTTTTATACCACTTCCAGTTGCGGCGTTTGCGGAAAGGCGAGCATTGATGCGATCAAAACGGTTTCGGCTTACCAGCAAAACGATAACACATTGCTGGTGAGCAGGAAAGTCATATTTTCATTGAAGGATCAGCTGCATTTGCAGCAAAGCATTTTCGAGACCACAGGAGGACTGCATGCTTCTGCGCTCTTTGACCTTCATGGAAAATTTATCACGCTCCGCGAGGATGTAGGCAGGCATAATGCGCTGGATAAGCTAATTGGCAATGCGTTGCTCAATGATCTGCTCCCGCTTGCGAACCACATCCTGCTTTTAAGCGGAAGAGCAAGTTTTGAGCTGATTCAAAAAGCGGGAATGGCTGGAATAAAGATCGTTGTAGCAATCGGCGCGCCGTCCAGTCTGGCCGTAAAGTTGGCCGAAGAAAGCAACATGACGCTGATCGGTTTTTTAAAAAATAATAAATTCAATATTTACTCCGGCTTCGAACGGATCTCAGAATTATGA
- the mobA gene encoding molybdenum cofactor guanylyltransferase, producing MALYGLAVCGGKSLRMGSDKSQLQYFGIPQADRVLNILSPICDDVFLSCNSMQSAVFKNHKILADLPEYEDIGPMAALLSAFKTYPNADFLIAGCDYPYITTEVFQDFLSSVPKQSVAAAFYNADGKYEPFLAWYAKEAAPLLFDRFKNNHYSLQHFLREVNAEKYIPKSEKVMLSVDTPEVYEQVKAALNVDNEI from the coding sequence ATGGCATTATATGGTTTGGCGGTTTGTGGAGGCAAAAGTTTGCGGATGGGCTCTGATAAAAGTCAGCTGCAATATTTCGGGATTCCGCAAGCTGATCGCGTCCTGAATATCTTGTCGCCCATATGCGATGATGTATTTTTGTCCTGCAACAGCATGCAGTCGGCAGTTTTTAAAAATCATAAAATATTGGCCGATTTGCCTGAATATGAAGATATTGGCCCAATGGCGGCGCTGCTTTCTGCTTTCAAAACCTACCCAAATGCCGATTTCCTGATCGCAGGCTGCGACTATCCTTATATTACGACGGAAGTTTTTCAGGATTTTCTATCATCCGTTCCAAAACAATCGGTTGCAGCAGCATTTTACAATGCGGACGGAAAATATGAGCCGTTCTTAGCTTGGTATGCGAAGGAGGCCGCACCGCTGCTTTTTGATCGTTTTAAAAACAACCATTACAGTTTGCAGCATTTTTTACGGGAGGTTAATGCTGAAAAATACATTCCCAAATCGGAAAAAGTAATGCTAAGCGTGGACACGCCTGAGGTTTACGAGCAGGTAAAGGCTGCTCTCAATGTTGATAATGAAATTTAA
- the fdhA gene encoding formaldehyde dehydrogenase, glutathione-independent → MCQNHGVAYIKPGEVEIQEIEYPKLALGDRKCEHGVILKIVSTNICGSDQHMVRGRTTAPAGLVLGHEITGIVIEAGRDVEYIKVGDLVSVPFNIACGRCRNCKVGQTGICLNVNPARPGAAYGYVDMGGWVGGQAEYVMVPYADFNLLKFPDKDQGMAYIKDLTLLSDIFPTGFHGAVMAGVGPGSIVYVAGAGPVGLACAASCHLLGAAVVIVGDMIQERLDQAKSFGCEIIDLTKDTPLEQAIAAIIGVPEVDCFVDCVGFEARGHGSNSGTELPATVLNTAMAVTRAGGAIGIPGLYVTGDPGAKDKAAQEGSLSIRIGLGWAKSHSFYTGQCPVMKYHRALMNAILYDKIKIAKAVNVEVITLQDAPRGYKDFDKGAAKKFVIDPHNMIMN, encoded by the coding sequence ATGTGCCAAAATCATGGAGTTGCCTACATCAAGCCAGGCGAGGTTGAAATTCAGGAAATTGAGTATCCCAAACTGGCTTTGGGTGACAGGAAATGCGAACACGGAGTCATTTTAAAAATTGTATCAACCAACATTTGCGGCAGTGACCAGCATATGGTCCGCGGGCGTACAACAGCGCCGGCCGGATTGGTTTTGGGGCATGAAATAACCGGGATTGTGATTGAGGCGGGGCGTGATGTGGAGTATATTAAAGTCGGAGACCTGGTTTCTGTTCCCTTTAACATTGCCTGCGGAAGATGTCGGAACTGTAAGGTTGGACAAACTGGAATTTGTTTAAATGTAAATCCTGCACGACCAGGCGCTGCATATGGATATGTGGATATGGGTGGTTGGGTTGGTGGCCAGGCAGAATACGTGATGGTTCCCTATGCCGATTTTAACTTGCTTAAATTCCCGGATAAAGATCAGGGAATGGCTTATATTAAGGATCTTACATTACTTTCAGATATTTTTCCAACTGGTTTTCATGGTGCAGTAATGGCAGGCGTCGGGCCGGGTTCTATCGTTTATGTGGCCGGGGCCGGACCTGTGGGACTGGCTTGCGCAGCTTCCTGTCATTTGCTGGGCGCTGCGGTCGTGATTGTGGGCGATATGATCCAGGAAAGGCTGGATCAGGCGAAAAGTTTTGGTTGCGAGATCATTGACTTAACGAAAGACACGCCGCTCGAACAGGCCATTGCAGCCATTATAGGCGTTCCGGAAGTGGATTGTTTTGTGGACTGTGTGGGTTTTGAAGCCCGTGGGCACGGATCAAATTCCGGAACGGAGCTTCCCGCAACCGTTTTGAACACCGCTATGGCCGTCACAAGGGCTGGTGGCGCGATTGGGATTCCTGGTTTGTATGTGACGGGTGATCCGGGAGCCAAGGATAAGGCGGCTCAGGAAGGCAGTTTGAGTATTCGAATCGGGCTGGGCTGGGCCAAATCACATTCATTTTATACGGGTCAATGTCCTGTTATGAAATACCACCGCGCGCTGATGAATGCTATTTTATATGATAAGATCAAGATTGCGAAAGCGGTGAATGTGGAGGTGATCACTTTGCAGGATGCGCCGCGAGGTTACAAGGATTTTGATAAAGGCGCAGCTAAAAAATTCGTGATAGATCCGCATAATATGATCATGAATTAA